The Clostridia bacterium DNA window ACGTGTTCAAGAGTTTCAAAGATTCACCTGTTTTGACCTCTTTTTTTCAGTATTGGTCAAAGGGTATCGACTGAACTTTTTGATCAGTTTAAGGGAAAAGGAGGTTTAAAAATGCAAGGTAGAGTAAAATGGTTTAATGCCGAAAAAGGATTTGGTTTCATCGAAACCGATGAAGGCGAAGACGTATTTGTTCACTTTTCGGCTATTCAAGGCGATGGTTTCAAAACCCTTGATGAAGGTGAAGTAGTTACTTTCGACGTAGTCGAAGGTGATCGCGGTCCTCAAGCGGAAAATGTAGTTCGTAGTAATTAAAGAAAAGGGTGTACTCCTCTGGGGTCCACCCTTTTTTACATTTTAGAAAGTTGTTTTTGCAGATACTTGCTGAATTCGGCAGGTTTTTTAAATTCCGCCCACACTTTTTCCTTACCCACATTTTGGATAATTCTAATTGTACCAAAATCCAAA harbors:
- a CDS encoding cold shock domain-containing protein; the encoded protein is MQGRVKWFNAEKGFGFIETDEGEDVFVHFSAIQGDGFKTLDEGEVVTFDVVEGDRGPQAENVVRSN